The proteins below come from a single Vidua chalybeata isolate OUT-0048 chromosome 1, bVidCha1 merged haplotype, whole genome shotgun sequence genomic window:
- the LOC128791592 gene encoding transcription factor SOX-17-like produces the protein MSSPDAGYASSDDQVQGRCSLPIMMPAMCPWAESLSPLGEAKAKGGAAASGPSGGRSKGEARIRRPMNAFMVWAKDERKRLAQQNPDLHNAELSKMLGKSWKALSLAEKRPFVEEAERLRVQHMQDHPNYKYRPRRRKQVKRLKRVESGFLQHGLAEAAAAGPGLGSEVAGGGGRMCVEGLGLAYGEQGYAAAGAGHYRDCPPLGAAFDGYSLPTPDPSPLDAAESEAPFFAAGLQEECALGPYGYGPHPAAAEYPAASESPSGASLRRHLPPGEALGAGGSLQGLLGCPAPLHAYYGQCQPPGPGRGPPPPPPGALGQPSPPPETAPCREQLEQLRPEELLGEVDRTEFEQYLRFACKPELGLPYGGHDAAALSSPEGAGPISSAVSDASSAVYYCGYPDL, from the exons ATGAGCAGCCCCGATGCGGGCTACGCCAGCAGCGACGACCAGGTGCAGGGGCGGTGCTCGCTGCCCATCATGATGCCGGCCATGTGCCCGTGGGCAGAGTCGCTGAGCCCGCTGGGCGAGGCGAAGGCGAAGGGCGGCGCGGCGGCGTCGGGGCCGTCGGGCGGCCGGAGCAAGGGCGAGGCGCGGATCCGGCGTCCCATGAACGCCTTCATGGTGTGGGCGAAGGACGAGCGCAAGCGACTGGCGCAGCAAAACCCGGACCTGCACAACGCCGAGCTCAGCAAGATGCTGG GTAAATCGTGGAAGGCGCTGTCGCTGGCGGAGAAGCGTCCCTTCGTGGAGGAGGCGGAGCGGCTGCGGGTGCAGCACATGCAGGACCACCCGAACTACAAGTACCGGCCGCGGCGGCGGAAGCAGGTGAAGCGCCTGAAGCGGGTGGAGAGCGGCTTCCTGCAGCACGGCctggcggaggcggcggcggcggggcccgggctGGGCAGCGAGGTGGCCGGCGGCGGTGGCAGGATGTGCGTGGAGGGCCTGGGACTGGCGTACGGCGAGCAGGGCTacgcggcggcgggcgcgggccACTACCGGGACTGTCCGCCGCTGGGCGCCGCGTTCGACGGCTACAGCCTGCCGACGCCGGACCCGTCGCCGCTGGACGCGGCGGAGAGCGAGGCGCCCTTCTTCGCGgcggggctgcaggaggagtgCGCGCTGGGGCCCTACGGCTACGGCCCGCACCCGGCGGCCGCCGAGTACCCGGCGGCGTCCGAGAGCCCGTCGGGCGCGTCGCTGCGGCGGCACCTGCCGCCCGGGGAGGCGCTGGGCGCGGGCGGGTcgctgcaggggctgctgggctgcccGGCGCCGCTGCACGCGTACTACGGGCAGTGCCagccgccgggcccggggcgcggcccgccgccgccgccgccgggggcCTTGGGGCAGCCGTCGCCGCCGCCCGAGACGGCGCCGTGccgggagcagctggagcagctgcggccggaggagctgctgggcGAGGTGGACCGCACGGAGTTCGAGCAGTACCTGCGCTTCGCCTGCAAGCccgagctggggctgccctACGGCGGCCACGACGCGGCCGCGCTGTCGTCGCCCGAGGGCGCGGGTCCCATCTCGTCGGCCGTGTCGGACGCCAGCAGCGCCGTCTACTACTGCGGCTACCCCGACTTGTGA
- the LOC128791066 gene encoding transcription factor SOX-17-like: MSSPDAGYASSDDQVQGRCSLPIMMPAMCPWAESLSPLGEAKAKGGAAASGPSGGRSKGEARIRRPMNAFMVWAKDERKRLAQQNPDLHNAELSKMLGKSWKALSLAEKRPFVEEAERLRVQHMQDHPNYKYRPRRRKQVKRLKRVESGFLQHGLAEAAAAGPGLGSEVAGGGGRMCVEGLGLAYGEQGYAAAGAGHYRDCPPLGAAFDGYSLPTPDPSPLDAAESEAPFFAAGLQEECALGPYGYGPHPAAAEYPAASESPSGASLRRHLPPGEALGAGGSLQGLLGCPAPLHAYYGQCQPPGPGRGPPLPPPPPGALGQPSPPPETAPCREQLEQLRPEELLGEVDRTEFEQYLRFACKPELGLPYGGHDAAALSSPEGAGPISSAVSDASSAVYYCGYPDL; encoded by the exons ATGAGCAGCCCCGATGCGGGCTACGCCAGCAGCGACGACCAGGTGCAGGGGCGGTGCTCGCTGCCCATCATGATGCCGGCCATGTGCCCGTGGGCAGAGTCGCTGAGCCCGCTGGGCGAGGCGAAGGCGAAGGGCGGCGCGGCGGCGTCGGGGCCGTCGGGCGGCCGGAGCAAGGGCGAGGCGCGGATCCGGCGTCCCATGAACGCCTTCATGGTGTGGGCGAAGGACGAGCGCAAGCGGCTGGCGCAGCAAAACCCGGACCTGCACAACGCCGAGCTCAGCAAGATGCTGG GTAAATCGTGGAAGGCGCTGTCGCTGGCGGAGAAGCGTCCCTTCGTGGAGGAGGCGGAGCGGCTGCGGGTGCAGCACATGCAGGACCACCCGAACTACAAGTACCGGCCGCGGCGGCGGAAGCAGGTGAAGCGCCTGAAGCGGGTGGAGAGCGGCTTCCTGCAGCACGGCctggcggaggcggcggcggcggggcccgggctGGGCAGCGAGGTGGCCGGCGGCGGTGGCAGGATGTGCGTGGAGGGCCTGGGACTGGCGTACGGCGAGCAGGGCTacgcggcggcgggcgcgggccACTACCGGGACTGTCCGCCGCTGGGCGCCGCGTTCGACGGCTACAGCCTGCCGACGCCGGACCCGTCGCCGCTGGACGCGGCGGAGAGCGAGGCGCCCTTCTTCGCGgcggggctgcaggaggagtgCGCGCTGGGGCCCTACGGCTACGGCCCGCACCCGGCGGCCGCCGAGTACCCGGCGGCGTCCGAGAGCCCGTCGGGCGCGTCGCTGCGGCGGCACCTGCCGCCCGGGGAGGCGCTGGGCGCGGGCGGGTcgctgcaggggctgctgggctgcccGGCGCCGCTGCACGCGTACTACGGGCAGTGCCAGCCGCCAGGCCCGGGGCGCggcccgccgctgccgccgccgccgccgggggcCTTGGGGCAGCCGTCGCCGCCGCCCGAGACGGCGCCGTGccgggagcagctggagcagctgcggccggaggagctgctgggcGAGGTGGACCGCACGGAGTTCGAGCAGTACCTGCGCTTCGCCTGCAAGCccgagctggggctgccctACGGCGGCCACGACGCGGCCGCGCTGTCGTCGCCCGAGGGCGCGGGTCCCATCTCGTCGGCCGTGTCGGACGCCAGCAGCGCCGTCTACTACTGCGGCTACCCCGACTTGTGA